The genome window GAGTTGGAGGTCTTGGAAACCCAATAACTACAAGGCTTGTCGCAATGGGTATTGGAAAGATCAGGATCATTGACAGAGACGTGATCGAATTATCAAACCTTCACAGGCAGACAATGTTTGACGAATCTGATGTTGGGCAAATCAAAGTGGAAGTTGCCGCAAAGAAACTAAAAAAAATGAATCCCGATGTTGAGATTGAATCACTTCCGATATCAATTAACGATTACACTGCACTTGATGCAGTAGAAGGCTGTGATGTTGTAATAGATGCGCTAGATAGCGTAAACGCACGATATGCACTAAACAAAGCATGCATAGAAAAAAACATTCCATTTGTAACTGGTGCAGCAGTTGGAGTATCAGGTCAGGCCTTTACTATTCTTCCGCACAAAAGCGCTTGCTATTCTTGTATGTTCCCTGAACTTGATGAGGACTCGATGCCCACTTGTAGCATAGAGGGCGTACATCCGTCAATACTGTCCATAATTGGGGGAATCGAAGTAGCAGAGGCTGTCAAGATAATACTTGGAAAAAGTCCCAGTCTTTCTGATAAGATATTACATGTGGATCTGGAAAATCTGGATTTTGTTATGACTAAAACGTTTAGGGCTGATGAATGCAGTATCTGTGGAAATGGTGAAATTGATTCAGTACCAAAGACAGAATTCATAATTGAAGAGCTCTGCGGAAGAAATAGGGGTAAGCGTACATTCTCAATTACTCCAACACAAAAGTTTGAAATAGATGTGGTGAAAATCACAAATCTAGCAAAGGATCTTCAATTCAATGTTGAAAATCAGGGAGATCTAGGTGTATCAATGCGAACAAATGATCTTTCTGTCAGCTTTATGAAAAGAGGCTCAGCTGTTATAGTAGGGCCAAAGGATGAAGAGGATGCAGTCTCGTTATACAAAAAGCTTGTTTCCAAAAAGGAAATAATTACAAACTAAACAAAAATCTCAATTAAGTAATCCATATATTGTAACATATTATTGAAATTCTGACTTGCTTAACATTTCAAAGATGAACGAAATTGATGTTCAAGGAATGTACAAAATATACGATCTTTGGCCTCAGATAGCAAAAAACTCGTATGGTAATAATGATCCTATGGATTACAAAAACATAGACCACATTGTTTTTGCAGGCATGGGTGGCTCTGGTGCGATAGGCGACATATTTTCTGCAATTTTGTCAAAAAGTAACATTCATGTAAGCTTGGTGAAAGGATACCTTTTGCCAAAAACTGTTGATACTCGTACACTCGTTGTAACAACCAGCGTCTCTGGCAATACTGTTGAAACTATGACAGTGTTGAACTCTGCAAGAAAAACTGGCTGCAAATTGATTGGGTTTTCATCTGATGGCAAAATGGAAAAATATTGCACAAAAAATAAAATTGAATTCCGAAACATTCCAAAAATACATTCCCCAAGGGCGTCGTTTGTAAGCTACGTCTATTCTATTCTTGGGACGCTAAATTCATTAATTCCAATCAAAAAACATGACATTCTAGAATCAATTTCCAAAATTTCCAAAATATCAAAACAAATAGACTCTAGTAATTTATACAAATCCAATCCGTCACTTGATCTTGCCGAATGGATCTCTGGCATACCTCTAATTTATTATCCTTGGGGCCTACAGGCGGCAGCAATCCGATTCAAGAGTTCATTACAAGAAAATGCCAAGTCTCATGTAATGATAGAGGACGTGATTGAGGCTTCTCATAACGGTATAGTGTCATGGGAAAAGCCGTCAACCGTTAAGCCGATTCTGTTACGAGGAAAAAATGACTATGTCAAAACGAAAGAGAGGTGGAAAATACTGAAAGAATACTTTGAACAAAATGACATCGTGTATAGAGAAATAGTATCGGTAAATGGCAGCATTCTGTCAAAACTGATGTGTCTTATCTATACGTTGGACTATGCGTCGATTTATCATGCTGTTCTAAATAACACAGATCCGTCGCCTGTGGCATCAATTGACTTTATAAAAGCGAGACTATAGTATCCTAAATTGACACAAGATTGTAAAAATTACAATTAGCGATCAAAAAATTGGCTCAGGTGTGAAGCATGCCTGAAATTAATGCAAAAAACCAGCAAATTGTGGATAAATTGTCCATTAATGTTATATACTAAATTTTAGACCAAAAAGACAATAACATGAACAACGAGATAGGACGTAAAATAACTAGTCTTACATTAATGACAATTATGCTAGCTGCTGGCTTTTCGGCATTTGCACCAAGTGCAATGCCACAGGCAGCAGCAGCAAACGCAAACTTGTATGTTTCCGCTGAAAACTCTCAATTCCAAAACTACTTTGCAGGACCTCAAGTCATCGAAGTAGTTGTAATTGATAGTGACATAAAGGACACTAACGAGGGTAAAGGTGAACCGGACGTAACCATCAACGGCAACAAACTAAGAATGGTTCAAGCCACTGATGGTAACTGGTATGGTTACTTTGCAGACAAAGCACAAGCTCAGAAAGCAGACGCTACAGCTAAAGGCAGTGGCGCCTCTACCACAAGAGGTACTGGTCTTGACTTTGGTAACTTCTGTAAAAACGATAGCACAGTTTTCGGTCCTTCATTTTCACAAACTGTAGGTATTGCCGTTGCAACAAACGCAACTGGTGGTACTGACGGAGAAAGTGCCTTTACAACTTGTACAGCTGTAACTGGATCATCTGGAACTGGTGTAAACCTAAATAACGTTGTAAGAGAAAACAAGACAGTAAACCGTGGTGTTTCAACATCACTTGGTCAAATTGGCTTAACTTCTATTGCAACAGACAAGGCTTGGCCAATTATCCAATTATATGATTTCAGTGCAGGTGGAAGTGTAGTTGTCCAATACAACAAGGGTGGTGGAATCCAAAAGACAACACTCACCTTTGATACAATCCCATCAAACATGATTGGAGTGTCATTGGACAGATCTAACTTCCCACAAAGTTCACAAGTTCACGCCACAATGACAGACCCACAGTTGAACATCGATCCAACTGATGAGGACTCTTGGACATTTGGAACAATATCATCCAACGCAACTATTTTCTATCAACTATTTGATGAAAACGGTGCACGTTCAGGTGATGGCCTTGTTTCAGGTGCTCTAACGGGTAACCTTACTGGACTCATGTTCGAATCGAACGGTCTGTTGAAGGTGAATGGTGATGCACAGTCTTCAGGAACTCCAGTTTTATTGATCCAAGATAACGACGACTCTGTTGTCGGTCCATCTGGATCAACTCTGGCTACTGCAGCAACATCAACTGTCACAACTGGCAGTCAACCTGTGACATTTACTGAACAGGGTCCAAACAGCGGCATATTCGGAACATATGATGAAACAGATAAATCGGTGC of Candidatus Nitrosotenuis sp. DW1 contains these proteins:
- a CDS encoding ThiF family adenylyltransferase, with protein sequence MANVTFTIPSVLNKGGGEKKLQINADSLLESFTKVSQDMGDDFKRRVLNDDGTPRSLINIYINGKNSRFSGGMNTSLKDGDEIYILPAVAGGSELSSKDLDRYSRQIMLEEIGYGGQLKLKAAKVCVVGVGGLGNPITTRLVAMGIGKIRIIDRDVIELSNLHRQTMFDESDVGQIKVEVAAKKLKKMNPDVEIESLPISINDYTALDAVEGCDVVIDALDSVNARYALNKACIEKNIPFVTGAAVGVSGQAFTILPHKSACYSCMFPELDEDSMPTCSIEGVHPSILSIIGGIEVAEAVKIILGKSPSLSDKILHVDLENLDFVMTKTFRADECSICGNGEIDSVPKTEFIIEELCGRNRGKRTFSITPTQKFEIDVVKITNLAKDLQFNVENQGDLGVSMRTNDLSVSFMKRGSAVIVGPKDEEDAVSLYKKLVSKKEIITN
- a CDS encoding SIS domain-containing protein, which translates into the protein MLNISKMNEIDVQGMYKIYDLWPQIAKNSYGNNDPMDYKNIDHIVFAGMGGSGAIGDIFSAILSKSNIHVSLVKGYLLPKTVDTRTLVVTTSVSGNTVETMTVLNSARKTGCKLIGFSSDGKMEKYCTKNKIEFRNIPKIHSPRASFVSYVYSILGTLNSLIPIKKHDILESISKISKISKQIDSSNLYKSNPSLDLAEWISGIPLIYYPWGLQAAAIRFKSSLQENAKSHVMIEDVIEASHNGIVSWEKPSTVKPILLRGKNDYVKTKERWKILKEYFEQNDIVYREIVSVNGSILSKLMCLIYTLDYASIYHAVLNNTDPSPVASIDFIKARL